A single genomic interval of Chitinophaga sp. 180180018-3 harbors:
- a CDS encoding mannose-1-phosphate guanylyltransferase encodes MTQLNTHFYVAIMAGGIGSRFWPHSRTDNPKQFLDILNTGKTLLQWTYERFLQFIPKENIYVVTHHQYTSKVGTQLPDLPAENIVSEPSRKNTAPCVAYISHKISKQDPLANIICAPADHLIMDGPAFTNSCLNALLFVQKHSALVTLGIKPTRPDTGYGYIQFEPQHVADNVYQVKTFTEKPNLELAKTFLQSGDFLWNAGIFVWNVKTIMAALKQYLPEMDELFEQVTADLNTPQEKEAIEKVYPQCTNISIDYGIMEKADNVYVIPSNFGWSDLGTWASAYENLEKDYLGNAVQGKNVVVIDATKCMVKVPNEKLVLLQGLDGFIVIDTQDVLLICKKENEQQIKEYVAEIKRNKGEKYL; translated from the coding sequence ATGACACAACTGAACACCCACTTTTATGTGGCAATCATGGCAGGGGGAATCGGCAGTCGCTTCTGGCCCCATAGCCGCACAGACAATCCCAAGCAGTTCCTGGATATCCTGAACACAGGGAAAACCCTACTTCAATGGACATATGAAAGATTCCTGCAGTTTATTCCGAAAGAGAATATTTATGTAGTGACTCATCATCAGTATACAAGCAAAGTGGGAACACAGTTGCCGGATTTGCCTGCGGAAAATATTGTCAGCGAGCCGTCGCGGAAAAATACTGCACCGTGTGTTGCGTATATTTCCCACAAGATTAGTAAACAGGATCCTCTGGCTAATATCATCTGTGCGCCGGCAGATCATCTCATCATGGATGGCCCGGCATTTACCAATTCCTGTCTGAATGCCTTGTTGTTCGTTCAGAAGCATAGTGCTCTGGTTACCCTAGGCATCAAGCCAACGAGGCCTGATACCGGATATGGCTATATCCAGTTTGAACCACAACACGTAGCAGATAATGTTTATCAGGTGAAAACATTCACAGAAAAACCTAATCTGGAGCTGGCCAAAACGTTTCTGCAGAGTGGTGATTTTCTTTGGAATGCCGGCATTTTTGTCTGGAATGTGAAAACTATTATGGCCGCGCTGAAACAGTATCTGCCGGAAATGGACGAGCTGTTTGAACAGGTAACGGCTGATCTCAATACGCCACAGGAAAAGGAGGCTATTGAAAAAGTTTATCCGCAATGTACCAATATTTCCATCGACTATGGTATAATGGAGAAAGCAGACAACGTGTATGTGATCCCATCCAATTTTGGATGGAGTGATCTCGGAACCTGGGCTTCCGCTTATGAGAATCTGGAGAAAGATTACCTGGGGAATGCCGTTCAGGGAAAGAATGTAGTAGTGATAGATGCTACTAAATGTATGGTAAAAGTGCCTAATGAAAAACTGGTATTGCTGCAGGGATTAGACGGATTCATAGTAATCGATACACAGGATGTGCTGCTTATCTGCAAAAAAGAAAACGAACAGCAGATCAAGGAATACGTTGCAGAAATTAAACGCAACAAAGGGGAAAAATACCTCTGA
- a CDS encoding PadR family transcriptional regulator — MNIDNTQSQMRKGVLEFCILSIIKQGEAYPSDIIEKMKEAKLDILEGTLYPLLTRLKNAELLTYRWVESSSGPPRKYFSMTEKGEAFYKVLETTWNELANAVHQLTQNSTPL; from the coding sequence ATGAATATTGATAACACACAATCGCAGATGAGGAAGGGTGTGCTGGAATTCTGCATACTGTCCATCATTAAGCAAGGAGAAGCTTACCCATCAGATATCATAGAAAAAATGAAGGAAGCAAAACTGGATATTCTGGAGGGAACCCTTTATCCTTTATTAACAAGATTAAAAAATGCGGAATTGCTGACATACAGATGGGTAGAAAGTAGTTCAGGTCCTCCACGAAAATACTTCTCCATGACGGAGAAAGGGGAGGCTTTCTATAAAGTGCTGGAGACTACCTGGAATGAACTGGCCAATGCCGTACATCAATTAACACAAAATAGTACCCCCCTTTAA
- a CDS encoding carbonic anhydrase family protein, whose translation MKTLNKISQANLTPGKALELLKAGNARFIDNLRLNRNLLQMINDTSDGQWPMAAIVSCMDSRTSAELIFDQGLGDIFSIRLAGAVISDNVLGSLEYACKIAGSKFIVVLGHTKCGAIKGACDAIELGNLTGLLNKIAPAVFAEKTVTEERHSHNNEFVEKVNNIHVERSVQAIMEQSKILREMILAGEVGIVGAVYDVETGIVSFMEHTQILEKKLSETAVAV comes from the coding sequence ATGAAAACACTCAATAAAATATCCCAGGCTAACCTTACTCCAGGAAAAGCGCTGGAATTACTGAAAGCAGGCAATGCCCGTTTCATTGACAATCTGCGCCTGAACCGCAACCTGCTGCAAATGATCAATGATACCAGCGATGGGCAATGGCCAATGGCGGCCATTGTCAGCTGCATGGACTCCCGCACGTCAGCAGAACTGATATTTGATCAGGGCCTGGGCGATATATTCAGTATTCGTTTAGCCGGTGCCGTTATCTCAGATAATGTGCTGGGTAGCCTGGAATATGCCTGCAAAATTGCTGGTTCCAAATTCATTGTTGTATTGGGCCATACGAAATGCGGCGCCATTAAAGGAGCTTGCGACGCCATAGAGCTCGGTAATCTTACCGGTTTACTGAATAAAATAGCTCCTGCTGTTTTTGCAGAAAAAACCGTGACAGAAGAACGGCACTCTCACAACAACGAGTTTGTCGAAAAAGTCAACAACATACATGTGGAACGCTCTGTACAAGCGATCATGGAACAAAGCAAAATTCTCCGTGAAATGATCCTGGCTGGTGAGGTAGGCATTGTTGGGGCTGTATACGATGTAGAAACCGGTATCGTGAGCTTCATGGAGCATACGCAAATCCTTGAAAAAAAACTGTCTGAAACAGCTGTCGCTGTTTAA
- a CDS encoding SulP family inorganic anion transporter — protein MNKQTSLFSNIKGDFSAGLVVFLIAVPLCLGIALASGAPLFAGMISGIVGGLVIGFLSGSQLSVSGPAAGLTAVVLVAITKLGGFEIFLLSAVIAGALQLILGLAKAGTVANYFPSNVITGMLTAIGVIIILKQLPHAFGYDANAEGNITFFQVDGDNTFSALLSAVNHISLGATLITIISIFIILYWSKIPKLNVVPAPLVAVLTGILLNSLFSGSALLALGSKHLVSLPVPSSFNDFIHQFTFPDFTAIGNKEVWITAVTIAIVASVETLLNVEATDKLDPMKRYTSPNRELKAQGIGNMVSGLIGGLPITSVIVRSSANINAGGKTKMATMVHGALLLICAALIPGLLNKIPLATLAAVLLVTGYKLCKFSIFQGMFKNGKYQWVPFLVTVIAIVFTDLLIGIALGMVVSVLAILRGNMKSSYYFRKEKYHNGDSIRLELAQEVSFLNKASILLTLDHIPENITLVIDAHKTAYIDFDVLQTIREFKDIKAPQKNINVILTGFKPVYNIQNTPDLSQEEQTRLSAAHVHTISSGNHRELLKELQLN, from the coding sequence ATGAACAAGCAAACATCCTTATTCTCCAATATAAAAGGCGATTTTTCTGCCGGCCTGGTTGTATTCCTTATCGCTGTGCCACTGTGCCTGGGCATTGCGCTCGCATCTGGTGCACCATTATTTGCCGGTATGATCTCCGGTATAGTAGGCGGCCTGGTGATAGGCTTTCTGAGTGGCTCCCAATTGAGCGTAAGCGGACCAGCAGCGGGTCTTACTGCAGTAGTGCTGGTAGCTATTACCAAACTGGGCGGATTCGAAATATTCCTGCTCAGCGCGGTGATTGCCGGTGCCCTGCAACTGATACTCGGTCTTGCTAAAGCCGGAACTGTGGCCAATTATTTTCCAAGCAATGTAATTACGGGCATGCTTACCGCCATCGGCGTTATCATTATCCTGAAACAATTACCGCATGCCTTTGGCTATGATGCCAACGCAGAAGGGAATATCACCTTTTTCCAGGTAGACGGCGATAATACTTTCAGTGCTTTGCTCTCTGCTGTAAATCATATTAGCCTGGGTGCCACCCTGATTACCATCATATCCATTTTCATTATTCTGTACTGGAGCAAGATCCCGAAACTTAATGTAGTGCCGGCACCACTGGTAGCCGTTCTTACCGGAATACTGCTGAACAGCCTGTTTTCCGGCAGTGCGTTGCTGGCACTGGGATCTAAACACCTGGTATCATTGCCGGTTCCCAGTAGTTTTAATGATTTTATCCACCAGTTCACCTTCCCTGATTTTACGGCTATAGGTAACAAAGAGGTCTGGATTACCGCTGTAACCATTGCCATTGTAGCATCTGTGGAAACGCTGCTGAACGTAGAGGCAACAGACAAACTGGATCCGATGAAACGGTATACCTCTCCCAACCGCGAGCTTAAAGCACAGGGAATAGGTAACATGGTCAGCGGGCTGATTGGAGGATTGCCGATTACATCTGTTATCGTGCGTTCCAGCGCCAACATTAATGCCGGCGGTAAAACCAAGATGGCTACCATGGTACATGGCGCGCTGTTACTGATATGCGCGGCGCTTATACCGGGGCTACTGAATAAAATTCCTTTGGCGACACTGGCTGCCGTGTTGCTCGTAACCGGTTATAAACTGTGTAAATTTTCCATCTTCCAGGGCATGTTCAAAAACGGGAAATATCAATGGGTACCTTTCCTTGTTACCGTAATCGCCATCGTGTTTACCGACCTGTTGATTGGTATCGCCCTCGGTATGGTGGTAAGTGTGCTGGCCATTTTACGCGGTAATATGAAAAGCTCGTATTATTTCCGCAAGGAAAAATACCATAATGGTGATAGTATCAGGCTGGAACTCGCGCAGGAAGTGTCATTCCTCAATAAAGCATCCATTTTGCTGACACTCGATCATATACCGGAAAATATCACCCTGGTGATAGACGCACATAAAACTGCATATATCGATTTCGATGTCTTGCAAACGATTCGCGAATTCAAAGATATTAAAGCGCCTCAGAAAAATATTAACGTTATTCTGACAGGATTTAAACCTGTGTACAACATACAAAATACTCCGGACCTGAGCCAGGAAGAGCAAACGAGGCTAAGCGCTGCCCACGTACACACTATTTCATCTGGAAATCATCGGGAATTATTGAAAGAATTACAATTAAACTAA
- a CDS encoding methionine aminotransferase: MISKLPQTGTTIFTVMSALAATHQAINLSQGFPDYDCSDELKALVNEAMQQGHNQYAPMPGLMPLRSAIAAKIRSLYQQQVDPDTEITVTPGGTYAIFTAIATCIQPGDEVIIFEPAYDSYIPNVLVNGGVPVRISLSFPDYSINWSEVRNRISPRTKMIMLNTPHNPTGAILQDNDIKELEKLVEEFNLLVLSDEVYEHLVFDGASHRSMLRYPAIYRNSFVTFSFGKVFHNTGWKMGYCVAPERLMKEYRKVHQYLCFSVNTPMQYGLAKFLETPSHYLELPAFYQQKRDYFLELMKGTRFTPLASHGSYFQLMKYDRISKESDKDFAIRLTKDFGVAVIPVSAFYQDGKDDHVVRFCFAKKQTTLEQAAARLQGI, translated from the coding sequence ATGATATCAAAACTGCCGCAAACAGGCACTACTATATTTACGGTGATGTCGGCCCTGGCGGCGACCCATCAGGCCATTAACCTCTCCCAGGGATTTCCGGATTACGATTGCAGCGACGAGCTTAAAGCATTGGTAAATGAGGCCATGCAACAAGGGCACAACCAATATGCCCCCATGCCCGGTCTGATGCCACTCAGATCTGCTATTGCAGCAAAAATCAGGAGCCTGTATCAGCAACAGGTAGATCCCGACACAGAAATTACTGTCACACCAGGAGGCACCTACGCTATTTTCACCGCCATAGCCACCTGTATACAACCTGGAGATGAGGTGATTATTTTTGAACCGGCGTACGACAGCTACATCCCCAATGTATTGGTAAACGGAGGGGTGCCGGTACGTATCTCCCTGTCATTTCCGGATTATAGCATTAACTGGAGTGAAGTAAGAAACCGGATCTCACCCCGTACAAAAATGATAATGCTGAATACCCCGCATAATCCTACCGGCGCAATTCTGCAGGACAATGATATAAAGGAACTGGAAAAGCTGGTGGAAGAATTTAACCTGCTGGTACTTTCAGACGAAGTATATGAGCATCTGGTATTCGACGGTGCAAGTCATCGCAGTATGCTGCGTTATCCGGCGATCTACCGGAATAGTTTTGTTACGTTTTCATTTGGTAAGGTTTTTCACAACACCGGTTGGAAAATGGGCTATTGCGTAGCACCGGAACGCCTGATGAAAGAATACAGGAAAGTACATCAGTACCTGTGCTTTTCAGTAAATACCCCTATGCAATACGGACTGGCGAAATTTCTTGAAACGCCTTCCCACTATCTGGAACTGCCGGCATTTTATCAGCAAAAGCGGGATTATTTTTTGGAGTTAATGAAAGGCACCCGGTTTACGCCACTGGCCAGCCATGGCAGCTATTTTCAGTTGATGAAGTACGACCGTATCTCCAAAGAGAGCGATAAGGATTTTGCTATCCGGTTAACAAAAGATTTTGGGGTAGCGGTTATCCCGGTATCTGCATTTTATCAGGATGGAAAAGATGATCATGTGGTCAGGTTCTGTTTTGCAAAGAAGCAGACAACACTGGAACAGGCCGCAGCACGTCTGCAGGGGATATAA
- a CDS encoding KpsF/GutQ family sugar-phosphate isomerase: MKRNQTINIGQVARRTIAMEASAINDLQEFINADFEKIVERIAHCEGRLVIAGVGKSAIIAQKIVATLNSTGTPALFMHAADAIHGDLGMIREEDIVMCISKSGTSAEIKVLVPLVKNFGNTLIAMVGNTNSFLAQEADFVLNTTVSQEACPNNLAPTTSTTAQLAMGDALAVCLIEWHGFTAADFAKFHPGGALGKKLYLKVGDLSKQHQAPQVLLDSSLREVIVEISSKMLGVTAVLDNKGILQGIITDGDLRRMLEKNVPTAAVTAKDIMSLHPKMIQQDQLAIDALELMRKHDITQLLVMDGERYQGIIHLHDLIREGII; encoded by the coding sequence ATGAAAAGGAATCAAACAATCAATATAGGACAGGTGGCCAGGCGCACGATTGCGATGGAGGCATCAGCGATTAATGATTTGCAGGAGTTTATAAATGCAGATTTTGAAAAAATTGTTGAAAGGATTGCGCATTGTGAAGGTCGGCTGGTAATAGCCGGTGTTGGAAAAAGCGCCATCATCGCCCAGAAAATTGTAGCTACGTTAAATTCCACGGGTACGCCTGCACTTTTTATGCATGCTGCGGATGCCATACATGGAGATCTTGGAATGATCAGAGAGGAAGATATTGTGATGTGTATCTCGAAGAGTGGTACTTCTGCTGAAATTAAAGTATTGGTTCCTTTGGTGAAGAATTTTGGCAACACTTTAATTGCCATGGTGGGGAATACCAACTCATTTCTTGCACAGGAGGCAGATTTTGTATTGAATACCACTGTTAGTCAGGAAGCCTGCCCAAATAATCTGGCGCCTACCACCAGTACTACTGCCCAGCTGGCAATGGGAGACGCATTAGCTGTTTGCCTGATAGAGTGGCATGGATTTACGGCTGCAGATTTTGCCAAGTTTCATCCGGGAGGCGCGCTGGGTAAAAAACTATATCTGAAGGTAGGGGATCTCAGTAAACAGCATCAGGCGCCACAGGTATTGCTCGATAGTTCACTGAGAGAAGTGATTGTAGAAATTTCATCTAAAATGCTCGGGGTTACTGCTGTACTGGATAATAAGGGCATTTTACAAGGTATTATTACAGATGGAGACCTGCGCAGAATGTTGGAGAAAAATGTTCCGACAGCAGCTGTAACGGCAAAAGATATTATGTCGCTTCATCCTAAAATGATCCAGCAGGATCAGTTAGCCATCGACGCACTGGAGCTGATGCGCAAACATGATATTACACAACTGCTGGTAATGGACGGAGAGCGATATCAAGGTATTATTCATTTACATGATTTAATCAGAGAAGGAATTATTTAG
- a CDS encoding PspC domain-containing protein has protein sequence MKKIININLSGRLIPIEDSAYEILSQYLASLKKYFSKEEGGDEIVSDIESRIAELFQDKLKKGAHCITDEDVQHVKASMGTPEQFDDAPGESSWQQNAAAAEEKIFSRPRKRLYRDPDNKVLSGVCSGLGAYFNIDPVIFRIIFALLAIGGFGTGVLVYFILWIATPSADTAAEKLEMRGEKVDLNNIKATIQEELNHMKGQVKNVGDDIRNFSQGRGRQVGSDIERFFVNLANGLGQVLVAVTKGFFYFFSVVMLIVFLVTGIAIAVSSAALYPIKNLLLDGTLQTVLIWPAIGLLIGIPIVALLIFIIRKLTGVKETNRYAGYTLTFLWLLGVALAAAVTVSFVRDFRRPASETQNVTLQQPAKGKLIVKRAPGMLADIGSDEFDFFDNHLLIADDTILINYIRVRIEKSPNDSFSVDVTKYSRGRNITKAQTLAHDIEFNIKQQDSILYLPEGFTLPRDSKYRGQRVTVTIRVPVGKNIEVDQEVYNNYDFSRYRHDDADDNDDDNDEPGRVILKMTPDGANEQSDKSKKEDSTQQKKLQNTPEKEKTDSSANGYRYKGPVAQACPQGKAPMKDGISILGYSVLNMFS, from the coding sequence ATGAAAAAAATTATCAACATAAACCTGTCGGGGCGCCTTATTCCCATTGAGGATAGCGCGTACGAGATACTTAGTCAGTATCTCGCCAGCCTGAAAAAGTACTTTTCGAAAGAAGAGGGAGGGGATGAAATTGTGTCTGATATCGAAAGTCGTATCGCCGAATTATTCCAGGATAAGCTGAAAAAAGGAGCACATTGTATTACTGACGAAGATGTGCAACATGTAAAGGCCTCCATGGGAACTCCTGAACAATTTGATGATGCCCCCGGCGAAAGCTCCTGGCAGCAAAACGCCGCAGCTGCTGAAGAGAAGATTTTCTCCCGCCCGCGTAAACGTCTGTACCGCGATCCGGATAACAAGGTATTAAGTGGGGTATGTAGCGGTTTGGGTGCGTATTTCAACATCGATCCTGTAATATTCCGTATCATCTTTGCTCTCCTGGCCATCGGAGGTTTTGGTACCGGCGTGCTGGTATACTTTATCCTCTGGATTGCCACTCCTTCCGCCGATACTGCAGCTGAAAAGCTGGAAATGAGGGGAGAAAAGGTGGACCTGAATAACATCAAGGCAACCATACAGGAAGAATTGAATCACATGAAAGGTCAGGTGAAAAATGTAGGAGATGATATCCGAAATTTTTCGCAGGGCCGCGGCAGGCAGGTAGGTAGCGATATCGAGCGCTTTTTTGTAAACCTTGCAAATGGTCTCGGACAAGTGCTGGTAGCTGTTACCAAAGGGTTCTTCTATTTCTTTTCTGTAGTGATGCTGATCGTTTTCCTCGTAACCGGTATAGCCATTGCAGTTTCCTCCGCGGCCCTTTATCCCATTAAAAATCTGTTACTGGACGGAACACTGCAGACAGTGCTGATCTGGCCTGCTATTGGCCTGCTGATCGGGATTCCCATTGTAGCATTGCTGATATTTATTATCCGTAAGCTCACCGGGGTGAAGGAAACCAACCGTTATGCCGGATATACGCTGACTTTCCTCTGGTTACTGGGTGTTGCCCTTGCTGCTGCCGTTACTGTGTCGTTCGTGCGGGATTTCAGAAGACCAGCCAGTGAAACTCAGAACGTAACTCTGCAGCAGCCCGCGAAAGGTAAACTGATAGTGAAGCGTGCACCAGGAATGCTTGCTGATATCGGCTCCGACGAATTCGATTTCTTCGATAACCACCTGCTGATTGCTGATGATACCATCCTGATCAATTATATCCGGGTGAGGATTGAAAAGAGCCCGAACGATAGTTTCTCCGTTGATGTAACCAAATACTCACGGGGGCGTAACATCACCAAAGCCCAGACCCTGGCGCATGATATTGAGTTCAACATCAAACAACAGGATTCAATATTATACCTGCCGGAGGGATTTACACTCCCCCGGGACTCTAAGTACCGGGGCCAAAGGGTAACGGTAACCATAAGAGTGCCGGTCGGCAAAAACATCGAAGTAGATCAGGAAGTATACAACAATTATGACTTCAGTCGTTACCGCCATGATGATGCTGATGATAACGACGATGATAATGATGAGCCTGGTAGGGTGATATTGAAAATGACTCCCGACGGCGCAAATGAACAATCCGATAAATCCAAAAAAGAAGACTCTACTCAGCAGAAAAAGCTTCAAAATACCCCTGAAAAGGAAAAAACAGACAGTTCTGCCAACGGGTATCGTTATAAAGGGCCGGTAGCTCAGGCCTGCCCACAAGGAAAGGCGCCAATGAAAGACGGAATATCAATACTCGGATACTCTGTTCTCAATATGTTCAGTTAG